Within Desulfolithobacter dissulfuricans, the genomic segment AGACCATCTCATCATCTCACCACGGCCGTGATCCTCTTCCGGCAACCGTTCCGGGAACGTGCCGGAGGCCAGGCGCTCCCACCAGACACTCAACCGGACGGCGCGATGCCATCGGGAGTTCATTCCCTGCCCTGCTCTTTGAGCATCTGCAGCTTTTTCCGGACCCGTTTGATATCTTGCCGGTCTTCAAAAAGATCCAGGGACCGGCGGTAGACCTCCACCGCCTCCTGCACCATATCAAGCTCCAGATAGACATCGCCCAGATGATCCAGAATGGCCGGATCGTCCGGCGATAGCTTCACAGCCTCTTCCAGGGCCTTGCGGGCCTCGTCCAGCCGACCAAGCCGGTAGTAGACCCAGCCGAGGCTGTCGAGGATATAGCCGTTTTCCGGTTCCAGCTGCACCGCCTTTTCGATATACTCAAGGGCCTTGTCCAGATGGACCTTCTGATCGGCCCAGGTGTATCCCACGTAGTTGAGAGCACCGGCATGGCGGGGCTGGACCCGGATCACCTGTTGCATCACCGAGAGCGCCTTGTCATGCTCACCGCTGTGCTCGAGGAAGAGACCATACTCATAGAGCAGGTTCTCGTCATCGGGAAAGGCCTCCAGGGCCCGACTGAAGACGTCCCGCCCCTTATCTTCCCGGTTCTGCATCTGGTAGAGAGCGGCCAGGAGGACAAACATCTCGCTGCTGCGGCCAGTCTCTTCCTGGACAGCCTCCTCGAGAATTTCGATGGCCTGTTCCACCTGCTTCAGGGCCCGGTAGATGCGGACCTGGAGAAAGACCGCATCCTCATATTCCGGGGCCTGCCGGTCGATGTGTCTGAGCTGGGTCAGGGCCTCCTGGTATTTCTTTTCCTGAAAATAGATCAGGGCGAGGAGAAAACGGCCTTCGGACAGATCGTTTTTTTCCAGTACCTGCTGGAGGATGGTGGCAGCCCGGTCAAATTTTTTCTGCCGGGCAAAGAGCCGGGCAATGGTAAGATCCACCCGGGTGGGATTGGAGGATACGGTCTTGAGCCGATTCAGCTCCCGGAGAGCCTCCTGTTCACGGTTCTGAAGAAGGTAGGTGTGGACCAGGGCTATACGAACCCGTTCGTTTTCCGGATCATCGCCAAGGATCTTCCGGTAGAGTTCCACGGCCTCGTCGTAGCGCTTCTGCCTCAGGAAGACCTCGCTCATCTCCAGGGCCAGATCCACGGACCAGTTCAGCTCCAGGGCCTTTCTGTACTCCCTGATGGCCTGGTCAAACTTCTTTTCCTGGACATTGATCCGGGCGAGCAGAATCCGGGCCGGGTAGGATCCGGGATCAATCTGCAGGACCTCGTCCAGGATGGCCCGGGTTTTCTCCATCTTTTCCTGACCGAAAAAGAGACGGGCCAGCAGGAGCAGGGAATCGGTTTCCCGGGGATCCTGGGCGTGGATGGTGCGATACTGCTCGACCGCCTCATCCAGGCGACCAAGGCGTATCAGGACTCTGGCCAACAGCATCCTGCTGTCGGTATCGCGGGGATGGCGGCTGAGGAAATCCTCCAGTCGGGAAACCGCCTCCTGGTTGCGTCCCATGCGGAGGAGGAGAATGGGGATTTTGCGTTCGATGTACACGGCCTCGGGGTCGCAGATAAGGCCCTTTTCATAGGCCTCCAGGGCCTCGGCAAACTTCAGATCCAACTCGGCATGGCGCCCCCAGAGAAAATAGAAGTAACTGCAGCCGAAATCAGGCTCCTCGACCATGTCCGCCAGCTCCATGCCACCGGTCCGACGGCCCGTCTGCCCGCAGCCGCCCAGTAGCCCGGCGGCCAGAACACAGCAGCACAGTATGGCCCACAGTCTCATTGCCCGCATGGATAGTTTCTCTCCCGGAGAAGGGTGTCTACGTGTTTTCGTATCCGTTCCTGGACCAGGCTGACAGAACCCTCGGCAGGGACCCGACAGATGCAGGGATGGTTGAACGAATCAAAGATTGCAGCCACCTGGCGCAACTGGTCCACCTGTTCGAAATCATTTGGTTTCTCACCGCGAATCTCGGCGATGCGACGGATACTTGTCCCGGGATCCATGCTCAGCAGGATCACCAGGTCCGGTTGGGGCGCGAAACGGTTGCAGGCAAAGATGTGGTCCACATCCATACCCGCTGCTCCCTGGTAGGCGGCTGTGGAAAAATAGTAGCGATCGGTGAGGACGATCTTGCCACTGGCCAGGGCCGGTTCGATCACCTCGCGTACATGGTCCCGTCGATCGTTTATGAACATCTCCAGCTCCTCCTCGGGAGTGCAGGAGGAGCGGTCCTTGTACAGTTCCCGGATCCGCCGGCCCCAGGGGCCGTCGGTAGGTTCGCGGGTCACCACCACCTCGCACCCCTTTTGTCGCAGGTAGTCGGCAAGGAGCTTGATCTGGGTCGACTTGCCGGTGCCGTCGATGCCCTCGAGAGCTATGAGGAGGCCCTGTTTCATGATGGTTCCATCGGGTTGGTTTCGTGCTCTGCCCGGTTGCGGACAATCTCTGCCGCCATCTTCCAGGCCGCCTCCAGACTTGAGGGATCGGCCACACCCCGGCCGGCGATGTCATAGGCCGTACCGTGGTCCACCGAGGTCCGGACAATAGGAAGCCCCAGGGTCACGTTAACACCATCATGGAAATGGAGCAACTTGAAGGGAATAAGACCCTGGTCATGGTACATGGCCACCACCGCGTCCCACGCCCCCCGGGCCCCCCGGTAGAACACGGTGTCCGGCGGCCAGGGGCCGGAAATCAGGCTCGGGCCGGTCCGGTTCAGCGCCTCGATCACCGGACCAAGCACTGTTTCCTCCTCCCGGCCGAACATACCATCTTCCCCGGCATGGGGATTGAGACCGGCCACCGCGATCCGGGGCCGGCGGACGCCAAAATCTCGTTCCAGGGCAGCAGCGGTCAGCCTGATACAGCGCTCAACCCGCTCCCGGGTGATCAGTTCGGCCACCCTGGCCAGCGGCTCGTGGATGGTCACCAGAACGACCTTGAGCCGTGATCCGGCCATCATCATCAAAAACCGGTCCGCGCCGGTGAGATCGGCAAGCATCTCGGTGTGGCCGGGGTAGGGATAGCCGCCCAGTTGCAGCGCGCTCTTGGAAATGGGACAGGTGACCAGGCCGGAGAATTCACCCTCCTGGATCGCCCGCACAGTCTCCTGGATATACAGCCCCATGGCACGGCCGGTCTCCCGGTTCGGATGCCCCCACTGCAGGGCTGTGGGATCAAGGGCGGAAAGGGGCCAGACCGGAACCGTGTCAGGTTCGATAGCTGCCCCGGGACGCCAGCGAACAATTTCCGGCTCCAGGCCAAGAAGCAGGGCCGTGGCTTCAAGGATGCCCGGATCACCGGCCACCACCGGAGGCGTACCGCAATCCCGCCCCAGGTGAGTGTAGAGCTTCAGGATAATCTCCGGCCCTATGCCCACCGGGCAGCCCATGGTAATGGCCAGAGGTCGTCTGTCTTCGACACACCGTCTGTCTTCGACACACTGCGGTTTTTTCGTTTCCATCATCCCGTGCCGCCCTCAAAAGCGTTTTCAATCACGTCAATGGTCACCCTGCCGTCCCGGGCCAGGGCCACCGAAACCACGTCAAAGCGGGCCGGGGTTTCCTGCAGCCCGTGGGAGGCCAGGTATTCCTCGGCCACCCGGTATATCTGTTGCTGCTTGCGCCGATCCACCGCCACCAGGGGCCCTCCGAACCGTCCCGAGCGCCTGGTCTTGACCTCGATAAAGACAGTGAAGCCCCTGTGGCGGGCAATGATGTCTATTTCTCCAAACCGACGGCGATAATTGCGGCAGATAATAGTATAGCCATTTTTCTCGAGATACGCTGCGGCCAGCGACTCGCCCTGTCTGCCGGTGGGCAGGTTTTGGCGCCTGTCTGGACCGGTCATTGTCCCCTCACCACAAATCGCGCTGACAAGGGGTCGGCCGCTGCTGATCCGGATCCGAGAATTCCCGTACGCCCTTGAACGACCTCCGGTGGATGGGACAGGGACCATGCTCGGCAATGGCCCTCCGGTGGTCCCGGGTGGGATATCCTTTATTCTTGAGAAAATTATATACAGGATAGGTCTCGTGATAGCCGGCCATGATCCGGTCCCGGGTGACCTTGGCGATAATGGAGGCTGCGGCGATGGACGAGCTTTTGGATTCTCCCTTGACAAGAGCTTGCTGGGGAGCTGCATGGGAATGGTGAACTTGCCGTCCACCAGAAGAAAATCGATAGGGAGGCGTGTTTCGCCGTCCATGCAATCGAGGACGGCCCGCTTCATGGCAAGCAGGGAACCCTGGAGAATGTTTATGGCATCGATCTCCCGGGCGCTGACCACCCCGACGCCGATCCGGGCCCCGCATTCGTGCACGTAGGAGAAAAGTTCCTCGCGCTGGCTGGAATTGAGTTTTTTGGAATCAACAAACCGCTGGTAGCAGCAGTCCGGGGGCAGAACCACGCAACCGGCCACCACCGGGCCGGCCAGCGGGCCGCGGCCCGCCTCGTCGACGCCGGCAATGGTCGCAAATCCCTGGTCATGCAGAACCCGTTCGAAGGCATAGGTATCGTCAGGGATCCTGGCAGTTGCCAGCGACTCAAAGACCGACTGCATATCACAGCGGAACCGGGAACCGGGGGCACGGGCCGAGGAATTCATAACCCTGGACAATGTGCCCCCCGCACCTTGCGTGGAAGAACCACGTCTTATCTGGTACCACGCTCCCGGATACGGGCGGCCTTCCCACGGCGCTCGCGCAGGTAGTAGAGACGCGAACGGCGGACCCGGCCAAGCGCGACCACCTCGATCTTCTCGATCCGGGGTGAATGCAGGGCAAAGGTCTTTTCCACCCCGACACCGTGGGAGATCTTGCGTACGGTGAAGGTGGCATCCATTTTCCCCCGTTTGCGCTTGATCACAACGCCCTGGAAAATCTGCACACGTTCCTTGTTTCCCTCAACGATGCGGATATGCACCTTCACGGTGTCACCGGGACGAAAATCCGGATGATCGAACCGCATCTGCTCCATGTCAATTTTATCGATGATATTCATGATGTCTTGTTTTACGGGATTCCTATTCTTAATGATGATTTCCCGAAGGATGCCTCCACACCATCCAAAGCCGGTCTTGCCGGAGTTTGAAGTTCTTTTTACTTTTTTTACTTATTCCTGACTTGAGGTTGTTACCTGTTTCAATGTATCTCGACAGGCCGGGCCTGTCCTGGTCTTTTCAGGTGCCCAGCAGCCGGTCCAGAATAATGGAGACCGCTGAACGCACGGACAGATGGTTGTACTCCCCCGGCCCCATGATGGGCGGCAGGGTCGCATCCACCCGCTGCAGAATCTCCGGGGCCAGGCCCCAGGCCGTTCCGAAGAGAAGCAGCATCGATTCTCCCCTGGCCAGCCTCTGCCGAGCGGACTCATAACCCAGGGTATTGGCCTGTGGACGGGCGCAGGTGGCCAGCAGCAGGGGTTTTTCCCCCTGTTCGGCCGTGGCCTCTTCCAGCACCTGATCCAGATCATGACAGATTCGGATCAGCTCCAGGGCGTGTTGCCGGTCCGGATTCACGGTGCTGCCGTATCCCCTGGTCCAGTGGTCGACGATCTCCCGGGCCAGCCGGCGCTGCTCGGCAAAGGGCGAGACCACCCAATACCGGCCAATGCCGAAGGTAGCCCCGGCCCTGGCGATATCGTGCAGGTCCAGGTTGGTGATAGCCGAGCCGATAACCTCTCCGCTCCGATTCACCACCGGGTGGTGGATCAGGGCCACATCAAGCATGGTCTGTCCCGCTTTGAACCGTTCGCCGGATCTGCCGATCCAGTCCGGCCCGGCGCAGCAGTTTCTCTTCTTCCCGGGTGAACCGGACATCGGCCAGCAGTTCGGGCCGCCGTTTCAGGGTCTCTTTCACCGATTCCAGGAACCTGTAATCGGCTATGGCCCGGTGGTCGCCGCTGAGAAGAACCTCGGGGACCTCCATGCCTTCAAACTCTCTCGGCCGGGTGTACTGGGGATGCTTGATCAGGCTGCGACTGAAGGTGTCGTTGCGGGCCGAATCCTCGCAGCCGAGAACCCCGGGCAGCAAGCGGGTCACCGAATCCACCACCACCATGGCCGCCAGTTCGCCACCGGTGAGGATATAGTCACCGATGGAAAGCTCCTCGTCGACAAAAGCCTGCCGAATCCGTTCGTCCACCCCCTCATAACGGCCGCAGATCAGCATCAGCCGGGGATAACCGGCCAGACGCCTTGCCTCCTGCTGGGTGTATGTTGTGCCGCCGGGCGACAGGAGGATAACCCTGGCCGGCGGACCGCTGGACTGCACGTCCCGGATACAGGCCGCCAGGGGTTCAGGTTTCATGACCATGCCCTCACCGCCGCCAAAGGGGCGATCGTCGGTCATCTTGTGCCGGTCCAGGGCATAATCGCGGATATTGTGCAGCCTGACATCTATGTGCCCGGCCTGAACCGCCCGACGCAGAATACCTTCCCTCAGGGGTGAGGCCAGGAGCTCGGGAAAAATTGTCAGAATATCAAACAGCATCGGGCCTAGGAGTTGATATCAAGCAGACCCGGGGGCAGATCAACCTCCACCTCGTCGTCACCTATGCTGACAATAAATCCGCTCTGTACCGGAATCAGGTATTCCCTGGTTCCGTCCCGGACCACCAGGATATCGTGGGCTCCGGTTTCAAGTATTCCTGTGATCCTTCCAATCACCCGACCGTCTCGTCTGCCTTCGACATACTCCACGACCCGGAGTCCCTCAAGATCCTGCAGGTAAAATTCATCTTCGTCCACTTCCGGCATTTCACTGCGCCGTACCCAGAGTTCCTGTCCGGCCAGGCTCTCGGCCTGATCGCGACTGGTGCAGTCACTGAGTGTGAGCAAGGCAAACCGGCCCTGCACCCGGCTGCGGACAATCCGGTGGTAGGTTTTTTCCCCGGTATCGCCGGCCAGCCAGATCTGCTCATACACGCCCAGCCCGGCTGGATCACCGGAATAGGGATAGACCTTGATCTCGCCCCGGATACCATGGGGTTTGGTCACCTTGCCTAGAAGAACATATTCGTCCACAGAAAAAGAAGAACCAGCCTGCTACTCTAAAATTTCCAGACGTGACCGCCTGTCCACCCTGCTGGCCGCCGCGGCCAGCACCGAACGCATGGCCCGGGCGGTGCGGCCCTGCTTGCCGATCACCTTGCCGAGGTCTTCCTTGGCCACCCGCAATTCGATGGTCACGGTGTCGCCCTCTTCCCTTTCCGTCACATCGACCGCATCCGGCTGATCGACCAGTCTGCCGGCAATAAAGCCAATGAGTTCCTTCATCAGGCAGTCTCAGTCTGACCGGCACCAACCTTCTTCAGGAGACTCTGCACGGTCACGGTGGGCTTTGCCCCCTTTCCGAGCCAATCCTGGAGTTTTTCCGCATCGATGTTGACCACTGCGGGATCCTGCATGGGATCATAGGTGCCGACGATATCCAGAAACTTACCATCACGCTTGGCCTCATTGCTGGCCACAACGATACGGTAAAACGGTTTTTTCTTACGGCCCATTCTTGTTAAACGAATACGTACAGCCATGTGTGGTTTATCCTCCTGTATACGGATACTTTATTTTTCTATCCCCGGACCCTGGGCCCTGGACGAATTGTGCTGGTAGTTGCTGTGTCTTGTGGTCGGCGCCCCCAGGAAACGTCGCCGTGGTGCAGCCGGGCAGATCAGCGGATCAGGCCCTTGGGCAGCTTGCGGCGCTTGCCGCCACGCACCACCGGTTTACCGCGGAATTTTTTCATCATCTTGAGC encodes:
- a CDS encoding RNA methyltransferase, with translation MLDVALIHHPVVNRSGEVIGSAITNLDLHDIARAGATFGIGRYWVVSPFAEQRRLAREIVDHWTRGYGSTVNPDRQHALELIRICHDLDQVLEEATAEQGEKPLLLATCARPQANTLGYESARQRLARGESMLLLFGTAWGLAPEILQRVDATLPPIMGPGEYNHLSVRSAVSIILDRLLGT
- a CDS encoding KH domain-containing protein, which translates into the protein MMKELIGFIAGRLVDQPDAVDVTEREEGDTVTIELRVAKEDLGKVIGKQGRTARAMRSVLAAAASRVDRRSRLEILE
- the tmk gene encoding dTMP kinase; translation: MKQGLLIALEGIDGTGKSTQIKLLADYLRQKGCEVVVTREPTDGPWGRRIRELYKDRSSCTPEEELEMFINDRRDHVREVIEPALASGKIVLTDRYYFSTAAYQGAAGMDVDHIFACNRFAPQPDLVILLSMDPGTSIRRIAEIRGEKPNDFEQVDQLRQVAAIFDSFNHPCICRVPAEGSVSLVQERIRKHVDTLLRERNYPCGQ
- the pdxA gene encoding 4-hydroxythreonine-4-phosphate dehydrogenase PdxA, which translates into the protein MMETKKPQCVEDRRCVEDRRPLAITMGCPVGIGPEIILKLYTHLGRDCGTPPVVAGDPGILEATALLLGLEPEIVRWRPGAAIEPDTVPVWPLSALDPTALQWGHPNRETGRAMGLYIQETVRAIQEGEFSGLVTCPISKSALQLGGYPYPGHTEMLADLTGADRFLMMMAGSRLKVVLVTIHEPLARVAELITRERVERCIRLTAAALERDFGVRRPRIAVAGLNPHAGEDGMFGREEETVLGPVIEALNRTGPSLISGPWPPDTVFYRGARGAWDAVVAMYHDQGLIPFKLLHFHDGVNVTLGLPIVRTSVDHGTAYDIAGRGVADPSSLEAAWKMAAEIVRNRAEHETNPMEPS
- a CDS encoding tetratricopeptide repeat protein gives rise to the protein MRAMRLWAILCCCVLAAGLLGGCGQTGRRTGGMELADMVEEPDFGCSYFYFLWGRHAELDLKFAEALEAYEKGLICDPEAVYIERKIPILLLRMGRNQEAVSRLEDFLSRHPRDTDSRMLLARVLIRLGRLDEAVEQYRTIHAQDPRETDSLLLLARLFFGQEKMEKTRAILDEVLQIDPGSYPARILLARINVQEKKFDQAIREYRKALELNWSVDLALEMSEVFLRQKRYDEAVELYRKILGDDPENERVRIALVHTYLLQNREQEALRELNRLKTVSSNPTRVDLTIARLFARQKKFDRAATILQQVLEKNDLSEGRFLLALIYFQEKKYQEALTQLRHIDRQAPEYEDAVFLQVRIYRALKQVEQAIEILEEAVQEETGRSSEMFVLLAALYQMQNREDKGRDVFSRALEAFPDDENLLYEYGLFLEHSGEHDKALSVMQQVIRVQPRHAGALNYVGYTWADQKVHLDKALEYIEKAVQLEPENGYILDSLGWVYYRLGRLDEARKALEEAVKLSPDDPAILDHLGDVYLELDMVQEAVEVYRRSLDLFEDRQDIKRVRKKLQMLKEQGRE
- the rimM gene encoding ribosome maturation factor RimM (Essential for efficient processing of 16S rRNA); the encoded protein is MDEYVLLGKVTKPHGIRGEIKVYPYSGDPAGLGVYEQIWLAGDTGEKTYHRIVRSRVQGRFALLTLSDCTSRDQAESLAGQELWVRRSEMPEVDEDEFYLQDLEGLRVVEYVEGRRDGRVIGRITGILETGAHDILVVRDGTREYLIPVQSGFIVSIGDDEVEVDLPPGLLDINS
- the rpsP gene encoding 30S ribosomal protein S16, with product MAVRIRLTRMGRKKKPFYRIVVASNEAKRDGKFLDIVGTYDPMQDPAVVNIDAEKLQDWLGKGAKPTVTVQSLLKKVGAGQTETA
- the trmD gene encoding tRNA (guanosine(37)-N1)-methyltransferase TrmD yields the protein MLFDILTIFPELLASPLREGILRRAVQAGHIDVRLHNIRDYALDRHKMTDDRPFGGGEGMVMKPEPLAACIRDVQSSGPPARVILLSPGGTTYTQQEARRLAGYPRLMLICGRYEGVDERIRQAFVDEELSIGDYILTGGELAAMVVVDSVTRLLPGVLGCEDSARNDTFSRSLIKHPQYTRPREFEGMEVPEVLLSGDHRAIADYRFLESVKETLKRRPELLADVRFTREEEKLLRRAGLDRQIRRTVQSGTDHA
- a CDS encoding YraN family protein, giving the protein MVPVPSTGGRSRAYGNSRIRISSGRPLVSAICGEGTMTGPDRRQNLPTGRQGESLAAAYLEKNGYTIICRNYRRRFGEIDIIARHRGFTVFIEVKTRRSGRFGGPLVAVDRRKQQQIYRVAEEYLASHGLQETPARFDVVSVALARDGRVTIDVIENAFEGGTG
- the rplS gene encoding 50S ribosomal protein L19, with amino-acid sequence MNIIDKIDMEQMRFDHPDFRPGDTVKVHIRIVEGNKERVQIFQGVVIKRKRGKMDATFTVRKISHGVGVEKTFALHSPRIEKIEVVALGRVRRSRLYYLRERRGKAARIRERGTR